Proteins encoded by one window of Brienomyrus brachyistius isolate T26 chromosome 1, BBRACH_0.4, whole genome shotgun sequence:
- the sec22c gene encoding vesicle-trafficking protein SEC22c: MSLILFAFVARARDGLPLSASTDFEHNQELQERKHQLRMLSKCLPLCPERGTIKGHDLNIYFTSAEGVSYMAICSSRLPIATAFCFLEDLRWEFTACFDSATVALANRPYPFLEFDSIIQKVKQQYSQAGGPRNGTRLAKVQEELKARPPRLLSFEEMMQSNGEANGHVDPVPGCGLSPRLEPVTAPGILSLVLNIMCASLNLIRGVHLIEYTFQDDYEGIWNVIAFLTAFTCCLCQCYLYLFYTSLKKPKTFSLLTLIILCNVYLYGLRNVWQLIFHIAVATLSTYLTLSRGLLDRMMDCGV, from the exons ATGTCACTGATCCTGTTTGCCTTTGTGGCTCGGGCCAGGGATGGACTCCCTCTCTCGGCTTCCACGGACTTCGAGCACAaccaggagctgcaggagcgcAAGCACCAGCTGAGAATGCTGTCTAAGTGCCTGCCACTTTGCCCAGAGAGAGGGACAATCAAGGGCCATGATCTCAACATATA CTTCACCTCCGCAGAAGGAGTCTCCTACATGGCCATTTGCTCCAGCAGACTCCCCATCGCCACGGCCTTCTGCTTCCTGGAAGATCTCCGATGGGAGTTCACAGCTTGCTTTGACAGTGCTACGGTCGCGCTGGCAAACAGACCGTATCCGTTTTTGGAATTTG ACAGCATCATCCAGAAAGTGAAGCAACAGTACAGCCAGGCCGGAGGCCCCCGCAATGGCACCCGCCTGGCCAAGGTGCAGGAGGAGCTGAAGGCCCGACCGCCCAGGCTCCTCAGTTTTGAGGAGATGATGCAGAGCAATGGGGAAGCTAATGGCCATGTGGACCCGGTGCCAGGATGTG GCCTGAGTCCCAGACTGGAACCTGTGACGGCCCCCGGGATCCTCTCCTTGGTTCTCAATATCATGTGTGCATCCCTGAACCTCATTCGAGGTGTACACCTCATCGAGTACACCTTCCAG GACGATTATGAAGGAATCTGGAATGTTATAGCATTTCTTACGGCGTTCACCTGCTGTCTTTGTCAG TGCTACCTGTACTTGTTCTACACATCACTGAAGAAGCCGAAGACATTTTCCCTGCTGACGCTAATCATTCTATGCAACGTATATCTGTACGGCCTGAGGAATGTCTGGCAGCTGATCTTCCACATAGCAGTGGCAACCCTTTCCACCTATCTCACCCTGTCAAGGGGACTCCTCGATAGGATGATGGACTGCGGAGTCTGA